In one Streptomyces venezuelae genomic region, the following are encoded:
- a CDS encoding glycosyltransferase family 2 protein, translating into MRTAVITLAAGRHRHLLFQQAGLARGERVPDHYVVVSMDDPAIGPLATRKDPAAEVVTLPLAEGRLPLAAARNEGAARAVALGADLLVFLDVDCVPGPTLLESYVNAARDWALLCGTVAHLPPPPRGGYRLDELHNLAQPHPARPIPAHGQVLRGGDPHLFWSLSFALTARTWKHVGGFCEAYTGYGGEDTDFAVSAAHRGVDLWWVGGAPAYHQHHPTHQPPVQHIDDILRNGAIYKGRWGSWPMEGWLRAFEARGLAVYDHAADAWRKAEPRPLVRAPYAP; encoded by the coding sequence ATGCGTACCGCAGTGATCACCCTCGCGGCGGGCCGCCACCGCCACCTGCTGTTCCAGCAGGCCGGGCTCGCCCGCGGCGAGCGCGTCCCCGACCACTACGTGGTCGTCTCCATGGACGACCCGGCCATCGGCCCGCTCGCCACGCGCAAGGACCCCGCCGCGGAAGTGGTCACGCTGCCGCTGGCCGAAGGCCGGCTGCCGCTCGCCGCCGCACGCAACGAGGGCGCGGCGCGGGCCGTGGCGCTCGGCGCGGATCTGCTGGTGTTCCTCGACGTGGACTGCGTACCGGGGCCGACCCTCCTGGAGAGTTACGTCAACGCCGCCCGCGACTGGGCGCTGCTGTGCGGAACCGTCGCCCACCTGCCGCCCCCGCCGCGCGGCGGCTACCGTCTCGACGAGCTCCACAACCTGGCCCAGCCCCACCCCGCACGCCCCATCCCGGCCCACGGCCAGGTCCTGCGCGGGGGAGACCCGCACCTGTTCTGGTCCCTGTCGTTCGCCCTGACCGCCCGCACCTGGAAACACGTCGGCGGCTTCTGCGAGGCCTACACCGGATACGGCGGCGAGGACACCGACTTCGCCGTCTCCGCGGCCCACCGCGGAGTCGACCTGTGGTGGGTGGGCGGCGCCCCCGCCTACCACCAGCACCACCCGACCCACCAGCCTCCCGTCCAGCACATCGACGACATCCTGCGCAACGGGGCGATCTACAAGGGCCGTTGGGGCAGCTGGCCGATGGAGGGCTGGCTGCGCGCCTTCGAGGCGCGGGGCCTCGCCGTGTACGACCACGCCGCCGACGCGTGGCGCAAGGCCGAGCCGAGGCCGCTGGTCAGGGCTCCGTACGCTCCCTGA
- a CDS encoding DUF72 domain-containing protein: MGNILVGTCSWTDPALVRSGWYPRGRRDAAGRLRYYAERFPVVEVDSTYYGLPGERNSRLWAERTPDRFTFDVKAFSMLTGHPTRPAALPADLRDRPRDAAVLDEVWARFTAGIEPLREAGRLGSVLFQFPPWLRPGERADELLAQTARRTRDWPVAVEFRHPDWWREGNAEATRALLAAHGMAAVAVDMNQAAPAAVPPVAPVTAPALSVVRFHGRSVSWGQGSKEDRFRYAYDEDELRAWLPRLHALAERTDEVHVLFNNCCADAAVRAAETMTRLLDQGGTEHRP, from the coding sequence ATGGGCAACATCCTCGTGGGCACGTGTTCGTGGACCGATCCGGCGCTGGTCCGCAGCGGCTGGTATCCGCGCGGGCGGCGGGACGCGGCTGGGCGGCTGCGGTACTACGCCGAGCGGTTCCCCGTCGTGGAGGTGGACTCGACGTATTACGGGCTGCCCGGCGAGCGCAACAGCAGGCTCTGGGCCGAGCGGACGCCGGACCGCTTCACGTTCGACGTGAAGGCTTTCTCCATGCTCACCGGGCATCCCACGCGCCCCGCCGCGCTCCCCGCCGACCTCCGCGACAGGCCCCGGGACGCGGCCGTCCTGGACGAGGTGTGGGCACGGTTCACCGCCGGGATCGAGCCGCTGCGGGAAGCCGGGCGGCTCGGGAGCGTGCTGTTCCAGTTCCCTCCGTGGCTGCGGCCCGGCGAGCGCGCCGACGAGCTCCTCGCACAGACCGCGCGGCGCACGCGGGACTGGCCGGTCGCGGTGGAGTTCCGCCACCCCGACTGGTGGCGCGAAGGGAACGCCGAGGCCACGCGCGCGCTCCTGGCCGCACACGGCATGGCGGCGGTCGCCGTCGACATGAACCAGGCGGCGCCGGCCGCCGTGCCGCCGGTCGCGCCGGTCACCGCGCCCGCGCTCTCCGTCGTACGGTTCCACGGCCGCAGCGTGTCGTGGGGACAGGGCAGCAAGGAGGACCGGTTCCGTTACGCGTACGACGAGGACGAACTCCGCGCCTGGCTGCCCCGGCTGCACGCCCTCGCCGAACGGACCGACGAGGTGCACGTCCTGTTCAACAACTGCTGTGCGGACGCGGCCGTGCGGGCCGCCGAGACGATGACGCGCCTGCTCGACCAGGGCGGTACCGAGCACCGTCCCTGA
- a CDS encoding YihY/virulence factor BrkB family protein has translation MDSSPSAVHGTPALAPHGRKGDSGSGAPSTWALRRTALRRTPVSMWDDDVSDWAAALTYYAILALLPALLVTVSLISLVSPATTQALIAEVTDWAPAESGRSLHQALSDMADARSAALTVVIAGAVSALWSASSYAAVFRRALHAMHGVEDCRPVWRKGHRVVMTAVTLLGLLVASALLIVLSGSVAETVGQRIGLGDAGQTAWAVLKWPALVCLVALLVLVLYRNAPPEARGWRHILPGGLLSALLWLLSSGLFTLYATVFGTYGKLYGSLAGIVVFLVWLWVSNLALLAGAQFTVEVEKARGITSPSPGTG, from the coding sequence ATGGACAGTTCACCGTCCGCCGTCCACGGAACGCCCGCGCTGGCACCGCACGGACGCAAGGGGGACTCCGGCTCCGGCGCCCCGTCCACGTGGGCCCTGCGGCGCACCGCCCTGCGCCGCACCCCCGTGTCGATGTGGGACGACGACGTGTCGGACTGGGCGGCGGCCCTGACGTACTACGCGATCCTCGCCCTGCTCCCCGCCCTGCTCGTCACCGTCAGCCTCATCAGTCTCGTCAGCCCCGCCACGACCCAGGCGCTGATCGCCGAGGTCACGGACTGGGCCCCCGCCGAATCGGGCCGCTCCCTGCACCAGGCGCTCAGCGACATGGCGGACGCGCGCTCCGCCGCGCTCACCGTCGTGATCGCCGGCGCCGTCAGCGCGCTGTGGTCCGCGTCGAGTTACGCGGCCGTGTTCCGCCGCGCGCTGCACGCGATGCACGGGGTGGAGGACTGCCGTCCCGTGTGGCGGAAGGGCCACCGCGTGGTGATGACCGCGGTCACGCTGCTCGGCCTGCTGGTCGCCAGCGCGCTGCTGATCGTGCTCAGCGGTTCGGTCGCCGAAACCGTGGGGCAGCGCATCGGCCTCGGCGACGCGGGCCAGACCGCGTGGGCCGTCCTGAAGTGGCCCGCACTGGTCTGCCTGGTGGCGCTGCTCGTCCTCGTCCTCTACCGCAACGCGCCGCCCGAGGCCCGCGGCTGGCGCCACATCCTGCCCGGCGGGCTGCTGTCCGCGCTGCTCTGGCTGCTCTCCTCGGGCCTGTTCACGCTGTACGCGACGGTGTTCGGCACCTACGGCAAGCTGTACGGCTCCCTCGCGGGCATCGTCGTCTTCCTGGTGTGGCTCTGGGTGTCCAATCTGGCGCTGCTCGCGGGGGCGCAGTTCACGGTGGAGGTCGAGAAGGCGCGGGGCATCACATCGCCTTCTCCGGGTACCGGATGA
- a CDS encoding DUF2267 domain-containing protein, whose translation MDTSLEALLDRVRQRGSYADRQQAAGAVENVLIVLGTHLVGDDRTDLARLLPDGCGAALLSDAEPAAEPLSAAEFVDAVAARTAEDTAGARRAVTSVLGTVADVADDALLRRVLTQLPPGHAGLFGRTEPA comes from the coding sequence ATGGACACATCTTTGGAAGCGCTTCTCGACCGGGTGCGGCAGCGGGGAAGTTACGCCGACCGCCAGCAGGCCGCGGGCGCCGTCGAGAACGTACTGATCGTCCTCGGCACGCACCTGGTGGGGGACGACCGCACCGATCTCGCCCGACTGCTGCCCGACGGATGCGGGGCCGCCCTGCTGTCCGACGCGGAACCCGCCGCCGAACCGCTGTCCGCCGCGGAGTTCGTCGACGCGGTGGCCGCGCGGACGGCCGAGGACACGGCGGGCGCGCGCCGCGCCGTCACCTCGGTGCTCGGCACGGTCGCGGACGTGGCGGACGACGCGCTGCTGCGCCGTGTCCTCACCCAGCTCCCGCCCGGGCACGCGGGACTGTTCGGCCGTACCGAGCCCGCTTGA
- a CDS encoding VanZ family protein, with translation MARTGRYEGDRRAAPMSPLARVVTMLLAFAFMVGFAVVLARLTLQPSASSEALTHSNFTPGDSIDAYLAQPAFRDTVKQLGGNILLGVPFGVLLPVVLPRTRGFVRVGIATAVTMVLVELAQGAFVTGRTFDIDDVILNTAGALLGYLLLGRRLGRAIHPRRRHWWHRFTRRNTVDA, from the coding sequence ATGGCACGGACAGGACGTTACGAGGGCGACCGGCGTGCGGCGCCCATGTCGCCGCTGGCCCGGGTGGTGACCATGCTGCTGGCCTTCGCCTTCATGGTCGGCTTCGCCGTGGTGCTGGCCCGTCTGACGCTGCAGCCGTCCGCGAGTTCGGAGGCGCTGACCCACAGCAACTTCACGCCGGGCGACTCCATCGACGCGTATCTCGCGCAGCCCGCCTTCCGCGACACCGTCAAGCAGCTCGGCGGGAACATCCTGCTCGGCGTGCCGTTCGGGGTGCTGCTGCCCGTGGTGCTCCCCCGCACGCGCGGGTTCGTGCGGGTCGGGATCGCCACGGCGGTGACGATGGTGCTCGTCGAGCTCGCGCAGGGCGCGTTCGTGACGGGCCGCACCTTCGACATCGACGACGTCATCCTCAACACGGCCGGCGCGCTGCTCGGTTACCTGCTGCTGGGGCGGCGTCTGGGCCGGGCCATCCACCCGCGCCGGCGGCACTGGTGGCACCGCTTCACGCGGCGGAACACGGTCGACGCCTGA
- a CDS encoding STAS domain-containing protein: protein MQASDHIPAPEGDPVAPAGRTTHKTPWLPSPGTARRLRRAGIARVLVTGCLVRVSLRGEITAREADSLAAQLRDLVQDGCRHLIVDLSEVTYLAREGAGVFFGTLRALRAVGGTLAVRGACPRSAATLHCLGMGRLAE from the coding sequence GTGCAAGCTTCTGATCACATTCCCGCCCCTGAGGGCGATCCCGTCGCGCCCGCCGGACGCACGACCCACAAAACGCCCTGGCTGCCCAGCCCCGGCACGGCCCGCAGGCTCCGCCGCGCGGGCATCGCACGGGTGCTCGTCACCGGCTGCCTGGTCCGCGTGAGCCTGCGCGGCGAGATCACCGCCCGCGAGGCCGACTCCCTCGCCGCGCAGCTGCGCGATCTGGTCCAGGACGGCTGCCGCCATCTGATCGTGGACCTGTCCGAGGTCACCTACCTCGCCCGGGAGGGCGCGGGCGTCTTCTTCGGCACGCTGCGGGCCCTCAGGGCGGTGGGAGGCACTCTCGCCGTGCGAGGCGCCTGCCCCCGGTCCGCGGCCACGCTGCACTGCCTGGGCATGGGCCGACTCGCCGAATAG
- a CDS encoding TetR/AcrR family transcriptional regulator: MAPRTTQILEAAARLIARRGVRGLRVEELAAEAGVSTGLIYYHFKDRTGILRHTLEFINDRAERYTTARDEGAAPPDPREELMETLLLELQDTPEVRENSAAWGELRASAVFDEALRGDLARATLVWVQELSALLGAVRPTASAPALAEAAERLTAQLEGLSMRWLSGGLPIDRARDLMRGAIRAELAVLGAQEPGAVE, from the coding sequence ATGGCGCCCCGCACCACCCAGATCCTCGAAGCGGCCGCACGGCTGATCGCCCGCCGCGGAGTCCGCGGCCTGCGCGTCGAGGAGCTCGCCGCCGAGGCGGGCGTCTCGACCGGGCTGATCTACTACCACTTCAAGGACCGCACCGGGATCCTGCGCCACACGCTCGAGTTCATCAACGACCGCGCCGAGCGCTACACGACCGCCCGCGACGAGGGCGCCGCGCCGCCGGATCCGCGCGAGGAGCTGATGGAGACCCTGCTCCTGGAGCTGCAGGACACCCCGGAGGTCAGGGAGAACAGTGCCGCCTGGGGTGAGCTGCGGGCCAGTGCCGTCTTCGACGAGGCGCTCAGGGGGGACCTGGCCAGGGCGACCCTGGTGTGGGTGCAGGAGCTGTCCGCGCTCCTCGGCGCGGTCCGCCCGACGGCTTCCGCGCCCGCCCTCGCGGAGGCCGCCGAGCGCCTCACCGCCCAGCTGGAGGGGCTCAGCATGCGCTGGCTCAGCGGCGGGCTGCCCATCGACCGCGCACGCGACCTGATGCGGGGCGCGATCCGCGCCGAGCTTGCCGTACTGGGCGCGCAGGAGCCGGGAGCAGTGGAGTAG
- a CDS encoding agmatine deiminase family protein — protein MPPPLPARRSALRALAGIGAAALGASACQKAGAAPAPRMGAEWESHARTFMSWPALDSVWGEDLPHVREDIARVARAVAEYEYVVMMAGPDQRAAAQKACGRDVEVIPLAVDDLWARDTVPVFVEDGDKVTGVDLNFNGWGDKQVHTHDARVGRALLSEYRIPRRKAPLVAEGGSLETDGEGTLLVTESSVVNDNRNPGKSRDDIEGELKRTLGIEKVVWLAGVRGQDITDAHVDSLVRFTEPGVVLLDRAHPDTPADVWSRAADQARDVLSGAEDAKGRRFEIVDLPQPDLSRITGEGDDFVSTYANFYVANDSVFMPEFGDRKADGRARSILREHFPGRDVVPVRIDTIASGGGGIHCSTHDQPGKPVD, from the coding sequence GTGCCCCCTCCCCTGCCCGCCCGACGCTCCGCCCTGCGCGCGCTCGCCGGCATCGGCGCCGCGGCCCTCGGCGCCTCCGCCTGCCAGAAGGCCGGGGCCGCACCGGCGCCCCGGATGGGCGCCGAGTGGGAGAGCCACGCGCGGACCTTCATGTCGTGGCCCGCGCTGGACTCCGTGTGGGGCGAGGACCTCCCCCACGTACGCGAGGACATCGCCCGGGTCGCACGGGCGGTCGCCGAGTACGAGTACGTCGTGATGATGGCCGGGCCCGACCAGCGCGCGGCCGCCCAGAAGGCCTGTGGGCGCGACGTGGAGGTCATTCCGCTGGCCGTGGACGACCTGTGGGCGCGCGACACCGTGCCCGTGTTCGTGGAGGACGGGGACAAGGTCACGGGCGTCGACCTCAACTTCAACGGGTGGGGCGACAAACAGGTGCATACCCATGACGCCCGGGTGGGCCGCGCCCTCCTGTCCGAATACCGCATCCCCCGCAGGAAGGCGCCCCTGGTCGCCGAGGGCGGGTCACTGGAGACCGACGGCGAGGGCACGCTCCTCGTCACCGAGAGCTCGGTCGTCAACGACAACCGCAACCCCGGGAAGAGCCGGGACGACATCGAGGGCGAGCTCAAGCGGACCCTGGGCATCGAGAAGGTCGTGTGGCTGGCCGGTGTGCGCGGTCAGGACATCACCGACGCGCACGTGGACAGCCTCGTACGGTTCACCGAGCCGGGCGTCGTGCTGCTCGACCGGGCGCACCCGGACACCCCCGCCGACGTCTGGTCACGCGCCGCCGACCAGGCCAGGGACGTACTGAGCGGGGCCGAGGACGCCAAGGGGCGCCGGTTCGAGATCGTCGACCTGCCGCAGCCCGACCTGTCGAGGATCACGGGCGAGGGCGACGACTTCGTGTCGACGTACGCGAACTTCTACGTCGCCAACGACTCCGTGTTCATGCCGGAGTTCGGGGACCGGAAGGCGGACGGCAGGGCGCGGAGCATCCTGCGCGAACACTTCCCCGGACGCGATGTCGTCCCGGTCCGGATCGACACCATCGCGTCCGGCGGCGGTGGCATCCACTGCTCCACGCACGACCAGCCGGGCAAGCCGGTCGACTGA
- a CDS encoding SulP family inorganic anion transporter, giving the protein MPTPTFSALRPDWLSDPKVWRTEILAGLVVGLALIPEAISFSIIAGVDPAIGLFASFTMAVTISVVGGRRAMISAATGAVALVIAPLNREHGFGYLVAAVVLAGVFQIVLGALGVAKLMRFVPRSVMVGFVNALAILVFMAQVPEMHDVPWAVYPLIVGGLALMVFFPKVTKVVPAPLVSIVVLTTITVAAGIAVPTVGAKGELPSSLPVPGLPDVPFTWATLTTIAPYALAMALVGLMESLMTAKLVDEITDTHSSKTRESVGQGIANIVTGFFGGMGGCAMIGQTMINVRVSGARTRLSTFLAGTFLLVLCVVFGPVVSDIPMAALVAVMVMVCFATFDWHSIAPKTLKRMPAGEIVVMVVTVVCVVATHNLAIGVVVGTITAMVIFAQRVAHFTNVTSVTAPDGGSVVHSVTGELFFASSNDLVTQFDYAGDPDRVVIDLSAAHIWDASTVAALDAITTKYEQRGKSVEIIGLNRPSAERYERLSGELTSAD; this is encoded by the coding sequence TTGCCCACGCCCACATTCTCCGCACTGCGCCCCGACTGGCTGTCCGACCCGAAGGTCTGGCGGACCGAGATCCTCGCCGGTCTCGTCGTCGGCCTCGCCCTGATCCCCGAGGCGATCTCGTTCTCGATCATCGCCGGGGTCGACCCCGCGATCGGCCTGTTCGCGTCCTTCACCATGGCCGTCACGATCTCGGTCGTCGGCGGCCGCCGCGCGATGATCTCCGCGGCGACCGGCGCCGTCGCCCTGGTGATCGCGCCGCTCAACCGCGAGCACGGCTTCGGCTACCTGGTGGCCGCCGTCGTTCTCGCCGGTGTCTTCCAGATCGTGCTCGGCGCGCTCGGCGTCGCCAAGCTGATGCGGTTCGTGCCGCGCAGCGTGATGGTCGGCTTCGTCAACGCCCTCGCCATCCTCGTCTTCATGGCGCAGGTGCCGGAGATGCACGACGTGCCCTGGGCGGTCTACCCGCTCATCGTCGGCGGGCTCGCGCTCATGGTGTTCTTCCCGAAGGTCACCAAGGTGGTCCCGGCGCCGCTCGTCTCCATCGTCGTCCTGACCACGATCACGGTCGCCGCCGGCATCGCCGTGCCGACGGTGGGCGCCAAGGGCGAGCTGCCCTCGTCCCTGCCGGTGCCGGGCCTGCCCGACGTGCCGTTCACCTGGGCCACGCTGACCACCATCGCCCCCTACGCGCTCGCCATGGCGCTGGTCGGCCTGATGGAGTCCCTGATGACGGCCAAGCTCGTCGACGAGATCACCGACACGCATTCCTCCAAGACCCGCGAGTCCGTGGGCCAGGGCATCGCCAACATCGTCACGGGGTTCTTCGGCGGCATGGGCGGCTGCGCCATGATCGGCCAGACGATGATCAACGTACGGGTGTCGGGCGCCCGCACCCGTCTCTCCACGTTCCTGGCGGGCACGTTCCTGCTGGTGCTCTGCGTCGTCTTCGGACCCGTGGTCTCCGACATCCCGATGGCCGCGCTGGTCGCCGTGATGGTCATGGTCTGCTTCGCGACCTTCGACTGGCACTCCATCGCGCCGAAGACGCTGAAGCGGATGCCCGCCGGGGAGATCGTCGTCATGGTCGTCACCGTGGTCTGCGTGGTCGCCACGCACAACCTCGCCATCGGTGTCGTCGTCGGCACGATCACGGCGATGGTCATCTTCGCCCAGCGCGTCGCCCACTTCACGAACGTCACATCCGTCACCGCCCCCGACGGCGGCAGCGTGGTCCACTCCGTGACCGGCGAGCTGTTCTTCGCCTCGTCGAACGACCTGGTCACCCAGTTCGACTACGCCGGGGACCCGGACCGGGTCGTCATCGACCTGTCGGCCGCGCACATCTGGGACGCCTCCACGGTCGCCGCGCTCGACGCCATCACCACCAAGTACGAGCAGCGCGGCAAGAGCGTCGAGATCATCGGCCTCAACCGGCCGAGCGCCGAGCGGTACGAGAGGCTCAGCGGCGAACTCACCTCCGCCGACTGA
- a CDS encoding iron ABC transporter permease: MAVTATAPATRPSAAASRTGAVAVTAALLLLVAALAVVDITQGTAAVGAPEVWKAFTGRADTTDSSVVIASRLPRMTAALLVGSVLGMAGAALQAVSRNVLASPDTLAVNAGSYAALGIAAATGISLPFLASSGIAFAGGLLAAAVVLGLSGLGAGTVRLVLAGSALTLGLTAVTEGLLQLFPQETEGLYKWNQGSVAQNGFDGVLQMLPVAVVGLVGLLLLARKVDALALGDDAARGVGVPVRSTRLTAVVLAALLSTSAVTLAGPIGFVGLCAPALVRPLARKLRAFTRSRASLPLAGLTGAALVLASDVLLRAVVPSDVAVAVPTGVVTSLLGALFLVVMAARVRDTAGAAQPDRLRIRSRGVFIVTTVVLVAVLVGLTVAAVLVGDSKLLMGDVVNWAQGRAGQTVSFVLDTRVPRVLAALCAGAALALAGTLVQAVTRNPLAEPGVLGVTNGAALGAVLLVTTVPAAGSWTIAGGAFAGAAVSAVLVFGLAAKGGFGQNRLVLVGFGVATGATAVISMLIILTDPFNATKALTWLGGSTYGRTLPDVVPLALVLAAGLTIAVVRRTELDLVSLDEDTPRLLGLNLSRGRFGLLVLSVLLSATAVAAAGTIGFVGLVAPHAARALVGRQHVRVIPVAVLLGAILVCVADLAGRTVIAPAQLGAGLMTAVIGTPYFLYLLVRSRR; encoded by the coding sequence ATGGCCGTCACCGCAACCGCTCCCGCCACCCGTCCGTCGGCAGCCGCGTCCCGGACGGGCGCGGTCGCGGTGACGGCCGCACTGCTCCTCCTCGTCGCGGCGCTCGCCGTCGTCGACATCACCCAGGGCACCGCCGCCGTCGGAGCCCCCGAGGTGTGGAAGGCCTTCACCGGCCGGGCCGACACCACCGACAGCTCCGTCGTCATCGCCTCCCGGCTGCCGCGCATGACCGCCGCGCTCCTCGTCGGCTCCGTGCTCGGCATGGCGGGCGCCGCACTCCAGGCCGTCAGCCGCAACGTCCTCGCCTCGCCCGACACCCTCGCGGTCAACGCCGGTTCCTACGCGGCGCTCGGCATCGCCGCCGCCACCGGCATCTCCCTGCCCTTCCTCGCCTCCTCCGGCATCGCGTTCGCCGGCGGGCTCCTCGCCGCGGCCGTCGTCCTCGGCCTCTCCGGCCTCGGCGCGGGCACGGTCCGGCTCGTCCTCGCGGGCAGCGCCCTCACCCTCGGCCTCACCGCCGTCACGGAGGGGCTGCTCCAGCTCTTCCCGCAGGAGACCGAGGGCCTCTACAAGTGGAACCAGGGCAGCGTGGCGCAGAACGGCTTCGACGGCGTGCTGCAGATGCTGCCCGTCGCCGTCGTCGGCCTCGTCGGGCTGCTGCTCCTCGCCCGCAAGGTCGACGCCCTGGCACTCGGTGACGACGCCGCGCGCGGCGTGGGCGTCCCCGTACGCTCCACCCGCCTCACCGCCGTCGTCCTCGCCGCGCTCCTCTCCACCTCCGCCGTCACCCTCGCGGGCCCCATCGGCTTCGTCGGCCTGTGCGCCCCCGCCCTCGTGCGCCCCCTCGCCCGCAAGCTCCGCGCGTTCACCCGCTCCCGCGCGAGCCTCCCCTTGGCGGGGCTCACCGGCGCGGCCCTCGTCCTCGCCTCCGACGTGCTGCTCCGCGCCGTCGTGCCCTCCGACGTCGCGGTCGCCGTGCCGACGGGCGTCGTCACCAGCCTGCTCGGCGCCCTCTTCCTGGTCGTCATGGCCGCACGGGTGCGGGACACGGCGGGCGCCGCCCAGCCCGACCGGCTGCGCATCCGCAGCCGCGGCGTCTTCATCGTCACGACCGTCGTCCTCGTGGCCGTCCTGGTCGGCCTGACCGTGGCCGCGGTCCTCGTCGGCGACAGCAAGCTGCTCATGGGTGACGTCGTCAACTGGGCGCAGGGCAGAGCGGGCCAGACCGTCTCCTTCGTCCTCGACACCCGGGTGCCGCGCGTCCTCGCCGCGCTCTGCGCGGGCGCGGCGCTCGCCCTCGCGGGCACCCTCGTGCAGGCCGTCACGCGCAACCCACTCGCCGAGCCGGGCGTCCTCGGCGTCACGAACGGCGCCGCGCTGGGCGCCGTGCTCCTCGTGACGACGGTGCCCGCCGCCGGGTCGTGGACCATCGCGGGCGGCGCGTTCGCGGGCGCCGCGGTCAGCGCCGTCCTCGTCTTCGGCCTCGCGGCGAAGGGCGGGTTCGGGCAGAACCGGCTCGTCCTCGTCGGATTCGGCGTGGCCACCGGCGCGACGGCCGTCATCAGCATGCTCATCATCCTCACCGACCCCTTCAACGCGACGAAGGCGCTCACCTGGCTCGGCGGCTCCACTTACGGCCGCACCCTGCCCGACGTGGTGCCCCTCGCCCTCGTCCTCGCCGCGGGCCTGACGATCGCGGTCGTCAGGCGCACCGAACTCGACCTCGTCTCCCTCGACGAGGACACCCCCCGCCTGCTCGGCCTGAACCTGAGCCGGGGCCGCTTCGGCCTCCTCGTCCTCAGCGTGCTGCTGAGCGCCACCGCCGTGGCCGCCGCCGGCACCATCGGCTTCGTCGGACTCGTCGCCCCGCACGCGGCCCGTGCGCTCGTCGGCAGGCAGCACGTGCGCGTGATCCCGGTCGCCGTGCTCCTCGGCGCCATCCTGGTGTGCGTCGCGGACCTGGCGGGGCGGACGGTGATCGCACCGGCGCAGCTCGGCGCGGGCCTGATGACCGCCGTGATCGGCACGCCGTACTTCCTGTATCTGCTGGTACGCAGCCGCCGCTGA
- a CDS encoding iron-siderophore ABC transporter substrate-binding protein, giving the protein MRRHLITAAAATAAALALSSCGTTEPAADDAKSADSITLTDGTGAKVTLKNGPAKKVVGTEWNAVESLISLGVAPTGVADVKGYKAWDSAVPLKNDAKDIGTRGEPSMDTIASLKPDLIIATTDLPAAAVKQLRKIAPVLNLRPADAADPIGQMTKNLDLLAEATGTTEQATKLKKEFEAKLAEGKKALADAGRDGAKYAFADGYVTGNQTSIRPYTDGSLIGAVNKKLGLKNDWKVKGDKAYGLGATDVEGLTKLDEDVHFAYIGNEDDKGSNPFTGVLKKDKVWTSLPFVKKGNVHRLPDGIWMFGGTESMNQYVDSVVKALKK; this is encoded by the coding sequence ATGAGACGCCACCTGATCACCGCGGCGGCCGCCACCGCCGCGGCCCTCGCCCTGTCGTCCTGCGGCACCACCGAGCCCGCCGCCGACGACGCGAAGAGCGCCGACTCGATCACCCTCACCGACGGCACCGGCGCCAAGGTGACGCTGAAGAACGGCCCCGCCAAGAAGGTCGTCGGCACCGAGTGGAACGCCGTCGAGAGCCTGATATCGCTGGGCGTCGCCCCGACCGGCGTCGCCGACGTCAAGGGCTACAAGGCCTGGGACAGCGCCGTACCGCTGAAGAACGACGCCAAGGACATCGGCACGCGCGGCGAGCCGAGCATGGACACCATCGCGTCCCTGAAGCCCGACCTCATCATCGCGACCACCGACCTGCCGGCCGCCGCCGTCAAGCAGCTGCGGAAGATCGCCCCGGTCCTCAACCTGCGCCCCGCCGACGCCGCGGACCCCATCGGGCAGATGACGAAGAACCTCGACCTCCTCGCCGAGGCCACCGGCACCACCGAGCAGGCCACGAAGCTCAAGAAGGAGTTCGAGGCGAAGCTCGCCGAGGGCAAGAAGGCGCTCGCGGATGCCGGCCGCGACGGCGCGAAGTACGCCTTCGCCGACGGCTACGTCACCGGCAACCAGACCTCCATCCGGCCGTACACCGACGGCTCGCTCATCGGCGCCGTCAACAAGAAGCTCGGCCTGAAGAACGACTGGAAGGTCAAGGGCGACAAGGCCTACGGCCTCGGCGCCACCGACGTCGAGGGCCTCACCAAGCTCGACGAGGACGTCCACTTCGCCTACATCGGCAACGAGGACGACAAGGGCAGCAACCCGTTCACCGGCGTCCTGAAGAAGGACAAGGTGTGGACGTCCCTGCCGTTCGTGAAGAAGGGCAACGTGCACCGGCTGCCCGACGGCATCTGGATGTTCGGCGGCACCGAGTCGATGAACCAGTACGTCGACTCCGTCGTCAAGGCGCTGAAGAAGTAA